The Urbifossiella limnaea nucleotide sequence GTCTCGTCGACGATCATACCGAAGCCGACGAGGCCGACGTCGAGGCTCGGGGCGGCGGGATTCGCAAGGATTTCAGGCATATCCGCAAGGTACGCGGGCCGGCGACCGGCGTCCACAAGCCGCGGCGGTTTTCAATACATAATATACATTATCGGACGTTGTATGCGGACGTGCGGAACGGGCTGTACTTCCGCCGCGACCGATAATCAACCTTATGTTGTGAAACCGCCGGCCCGACCGGGCCGGCGTTCAGCCCAGAACGCCCATCGAGCGGAACTTCGCGTACCGGGACTGGAGGAGTTGGGGCGACGGCTGCGCCGCCAGCTCGCGGAGTTGCTTCGTCAGGTAGCCCTTGAGCGTACTGCCGGCGTCGCGCGGGTTGCGGTGCGCCCCGCCGACCGGCTCCGCGATCACGTGGTCAATCACCCCCAGCCGTTGCAAGTCGGCCGCCGTCAGCCGCAGCGCGTCGGCGGCCTTCGGCTTCGTCGCGTCCGTCGCCACCTTCCACAGAATGCCGGCGCATCCCTCGGGGCTGATCACCGAGTAGTACGCGTGCTGGAGCATCGCCACCCTGTCGCCCACGCCGATCCCCAACGCCCCGCCCGAGCCGCCCTCGCCGATCACCACACAGACAATTGGCGTCGGCAACCGGGACATTTCCAGAATGCTCGTGGCGATCAGCTGCGACTGGCCGCGCTCCTCCGCCCCGATACCCGGGAACGCCCCCGGCGTGTCGATCAGGCACACCACCGGCACGCGGTACTTCGCCGCCAGCTTCATCTTCGCCAGCGCCTTCCGGTAGCCCTCCGGGTGCGCGCAGCCGAAGTAGCACTGGGTCCGCTCGGCCGTCGTCTTCCCCTTCTGGTGGCCGATCAGCATGACCTTGTGGTCGCCGATTCGCGCGAACCCGGCTCGGATGGCCCGGTCGTCGCCGATGGCCCGGTCGCCGTGCAACTCCACGAACTCGTCGCAGATCAGGCCGATGTAGTCGAGGGTTTGCGGCCGCTGCGGGTGCCGCGACACCAGAACAGTTTCCCACGCACTCAGGGTCGAGTACCGCTCCCGGAGCAACGCCACGACCTCGCGGCGCATCTTCTTCAGGACTTCGGCCCCGCCTGGTGTGGCGGCCCCGCCCTCGAGCCGGGCCAGCGCTTGTTCCAGTTCGTGGATGTCGTGCTCGAACGGCAGCGGGTCGGGGACCATCGGGCGGCAACCTCGGGCGGCTGGGGGGCGTGCGACGGCAGGCTGTTACCCCTCGTCTTCGACCTTCTCGTCCTTGTAAATCTTCACCTTCCGCAGGGCGATGAGGAACTCGTGGAAGCCGGCGAACCGGTCCTCGCGTTTTTTCGCCAGCATCTTCAGCACGATCTGCCCGAACTCGTCGGTGAGCTCCTTGTTGTAGTTCACCGGGCTCTGCGGCTTCTCGGTGAAGTGCTTCGTCAGCAGTTCCTGCTCGGTCATCCCCACGAACGGCTTCCGGCCGGTAGTCAACTCGAACAGGGTCACCCCGTAGCTGTACAGGTCGGCCCGGCCGTCCAGCGGCTGCTTTAGGATCTGCTCCGGGCTCATGTAGCTCTTCGTGCCGCCGACGCGCTCCTTCTTCCCCAGCAACTTGCCGAGCAAGCCGGACAGGCCGCCGCCCTGCTTCGCCTTCGTGGTCAGGGCGAAGTCGATGATCTTCGTGTCGCCCATGCTGTTGACCAGGATGTTGTCCGGCTTCACGTCGCGGTGGACGTAGCCCATGGCGTTCATGTACGCCAGGCCCGTCGCCGCCTCGCGGAAGATTTTGCGGGCGTGCTCCTTGATGAACTTCGTGTCCTTCGCCTGCAGCCGCAGCCGGAGCGAGCCGGACGGGAAGAACTCCATCACGAAGAACGGCCGCTCCTTCGACCGCTCCACCTTGTGGATGCGGATGACGTTCGCGTGCGCCATCTTCACGCCGACCTCGGCGTCGTTGAA carries:
- a CDS encoding serine/threonine protein kinase, translating into MADINEVIGGYRLRTLLQTGQKSQVFEVVETRSNRHFAMKVLLPEAATEPEARAELFNDAEVGVKMAHANVIRIHKVERSKERPFFVMEFFPSGSLRLRLQAKDTKFIKEHARKIFREAATGLAYMNAMGYVHRDVKPDNILVNSMGDTKIIDFALTTKAKQGGGLSGLLGKLLGKKERVGGTKSYMSPEQILKQPLDGRADLYSYGVTLFELTTGRKPFVGMTEQELLTKHFTEKPQSPVNYNKELTDEFGQIVLKMLAKKREDRFAGFHEFLIALRKVKIYKDEKVEDEG
- a CDS encoding acetyl-CoA carboxylase carboxyltransferase subunit alpha — encoded protein: MVPDPLPFEHDIHELEQALARLEGGAATPGGAEVLKKMRREVVALLRERYSTLSAWETVLVSRHPQRPQTLDYIGLICDEFVELHGDRAIGDDRAIRAGFARIGDHKVMLIGHQKGKTTAERTQCYFGCAHPEGYRKALAKMKLAAKYRVPVVCLIDTPGAFPGIGAEERGQSQLIATSILEMSRLPTPIVCVVIGEGGSGGALGIGVGDRVAMLQHAYYSVISPEGCAGILWKVATDATKPKAADALRLTAADLQRLGVIDHVIAEPVGGAHRNPRDAGSTLKGYLTKQLRELAAQPSPQLLQSRYAKFRSMGVLG